In Stieleria varia, one genomic interval encodes:
- a CDS encoding site-2 protease family protein gives MLDQRLKLGTFFGIGVYVHWTFALLVAYAAFSVSEGGLAKMAFHVAFLLLVFLCVTLHEYGHALTARRFGIPTLDITLLPIGGVARLRNMPRIAWQELLVAVAGPAVNVVIATVLITIIAIVHPVAMSMFTMADVDQATETHLETLLDEPSLIGMLVMLAGVNIALVIFNMIPAFPMDGGRVLRSLLAMKLDYRKATRIAATVGVICAVVMASTAFYFGHVVGMLIAAFVVYAGLSEARQVDVMESVRGLTVRDVMIHNPSSVSMDTPIWELIQRWSYETGTAMPVVGLDGFAISILPLPELVKALESGVRPETTAGQLAGQLASQLSDSGNPVLNCDEKLSDVLMSAGRGRRQFAVADLRGILVGMLDLDSARVRSQLARMSPDAAEVGFHADPITEKGSPDAEWLGETRIS, from the coding sequence GTGCTTGATCAACGCCTGAAACTTGGAACATTCTTTGGCATCGGAGTCTACGTCCACTGGACGTTTGCCCTGCTGGTGGCGTACGCCGCGTTTTCGGTTTCGGAGGGCGGCTTGGCAAAGATGGCGTTTCACGTCGCCTTTTTGCTGCTCGTTTTTCTCTGTGTGACGCTCCACGAATACGGACACGCGTTGACGGCCCGTCGTTTCGGGATTCCGACGCTTGACATCACCTTGCTGCCCATCGGAGGCGTTGCGCGACTACGAAACATGCCGCGGATCGCGTGGCAAGAATTGCTGGTTGCCGTCGCGGGGCCGGCCGTGAACGTCGTCATCGCAACCGTCTTGATCACCATCATCGCCATCGTGCATCCGGTCGCGATGTCCATGTTCACGATGGCGGATGTGGACCAAGCAACGGAAACACATCTCGAAACGCTGCTGGACGAGCCGTCCTTGATCGGCATGCTCGTGATGTTGGCCGGGGTGAACATCGCGTTGGTGATCTTCAACATGATCCCGGCGTTCCCGATGGATGGCGGACGTGTGCTGCGCAGTCTCTTGGCGATGAAGCTCGATTATCGCAAGGCCACTCGGATCGCGGCGACGGTCGGTGTGATCTGCGCCGTGGTCATGGCGTCGACCGCTTTCTATTTCGGTCACGTCGTGGGCATGTTGATCGCCGCGTTCGTTGTCTATGCGGGGCTTTCCGAAGCCCGGCAGGTGGATGTCATGGAGTCGGTTCGCGGCTTGACGGTTCGCGACGTGATGATCCACAATCCGTCCTCGGTTTCGATGGACACACCGATTTGGGAGTTGATACAGCGATGGTCTTACGAGACGGGAACGGCAATGCCAGTGGTCGGATTGGACGGCTTTGCCATTTCGATCCTGCCGCTGCCTGAGTTGGTCAAGGCCCTGGAGTCGGGCGTGCGACCGGAGACGACGGCGGGACAACTTGCAGGGCAGCTAGCGTCGCAACTCTCCGACTCCGGCAATCCGGTATTGAATTGCGATGAGAAACTCAGTGACGTGCTCATGTCGGCCGGACGAGGACGCCGGCAGTTTGCGGTCGCCGACCTGCGGGGAATCCTGGTCGGCATGCTGGATCTGGATTCGGCGCGGGTGCGTAGCCAATTGGCTCGCATGAGCCCCGATGCTGCTGAAGTCGGATTCCATGCAGATCCGATCACTGAGAAGGGCTCTCCCGACGCCGAGTGGCTGGGCGAAACGCGAATTTCCTG
- a CDS encoding RbsD/FucU family protein, protein MLRHKLIHPQISSILAAAGHHSSVLIADGNYPAASKRGPRAELISLNLMPGVPTCNQVLEAVLSAVPIEAIQTMKTEDSGPYALDGDPPVWDDYRKTIQDEGLSLELEPIDKWDFYKAVTTEDHVLTIQTADQQRYANILLTVGVRMD, encoded by the coding sequence ATGTTGCGACACAAATTGATTCACCCCCAGATTTCTTCGATTTTGGCCGCAGCAGGACACCACAGCAGCGTTTTGATCGCGGACGGCAATTACCCCGCTGCCAGCAAGCGGGGGCCCCGGGCGGAACTGATCAGTTTGAACCTGATGCCAGGAGTCCCCACGTGCAATCAAGTGCTTGAGGCTGTTCTGTCCGCAGTGCCGATTGAAGCCATCCAGACGATGAAAACCGAAGACAGCGGGCCTTACGCGTTGGACGGCGACCCGCCGGTCTGGGACGACTACCGAAAAACGATCCAGGACGAAGGACTCTCGTTGGAACTGGAACCGATCGACAAGTGGGATTTCTACAAAGCCGTTACGACCGAAGACCACGTGTTGACCATTCAAACCGCTGACCAACAGCGATACGCCAACATCCTGCTGACGGTGGGTGTGCGAATGGACTGA
- a CDS encoding serine/threonine-protein kinase PknK yields MASHEDDLPLFNPNNDTQVRPVRQDETFVLNSTQRGVPPPWQEGDRYGDFEVQELLGWGNSGFVYRAYDHVARHRCALKVLGPLSSRELCRNKLGFRRMTPFRHPNLMQVDRIHVLDDKTVFAMQHVNGTTLSDAIPLIRAMPEDQAFAIVENLVRDYATGLATIHLAGLVHRDIKPSNLMVTPDHRGVIIDFGLVATCNPEVEADGVRSYLAGTPRYFSPEAVWEQLYTPPGDLFGLGLVTLEIINAVRGRNDWFRMGEFQDWRRDQDKIEIEQAVDGLKDGVPAWLRKVCRGMLRVNRAKRFTAIQVALQDRKEPLNIPWITKQPLFGRTQEVAEARQWIRSILDGKSERLHIHGPSGIGKSRLIDEIEAILEAMPWCQVFRVRCRTREQHSLQVLDQIADQIASRYSRGDREKLRVDPVSASILHEMFPQLRHVVVSDMSDNASPLPDAPERIDALRAAMRLSVELRKVGPLFIIVDDAQWSDHDTNTVWDELQQDGHGRLGIITVSRDPETYQRQPADHKIHLRALSVQRSAELLGHAAKQWGVKIKSATCRELAELTGGNPFRLQELAEEFRPGGELHDPQPALDSSLTSLRNLDRLWQRRFNLLSVEARSVLPYVVTASRPVSTQQLEMLTDLGLAVDAAVSELVKQRLVNDDATGGECITIVHDKVADGLFQSLTDEEQRDAHKAWANLLISSEHPTRYAARIANHLRACGESVAALPFAINAAIEADRIYAKVEAGEWHAKILEMVSGEARQKHLRDAARCFYEGDVPLRAAEYFRQLADESDDLTERIRFTISATEVLIRCGKFVAAKPHLDLLLQQLNLRLHAEPASTSIASLRDLVSLASSFIQRPLSPFAEDRLPGNLIVQHQLELCSYVARPIAMFDLRSTVNLLTDGSRLAQKYGTIAQQAYFASSIAICVLLAGNRPAQRQRTHGMLQTLRDQVRGGEDKRAIAEIETAQAYVEALEMRWDAVIEPMSIAIRLFTHSDLPSRFETSQMRWLGFWADWNLGNWSHIVTVAEEMLHDSQRRRDPLQHLLATGGFGGNAALIENNAPALKQFQRHHRHVATCSEQVEMVDFLVWVSRVQRLIYEQKYQQAWFACQVFNDRLQSSLINRLHAIRTTVDFYIGLSAAHMQRHSGLFPVIDESRVAAKCWSLPQETIGTAIKNLKSRHSPYAKMLAALLSGISLRHDGRFDQALIAFGRANTLATQLSLAPFIAATSDAMEHLETGTWSEKLRHQMIHDNVVSPIDLERLYVVAPPESEISTC; encoded by the coding sequence ATGGCCTCGCACGAGGATGATTTACCGCTGTTCAATCCGAACAATGACACGCAGGTTCGTCCGGTGCGGCAGGATGAGACGTTCGTGCTGAATTCTACTCAGCGCGGGGTGCCACCGCCGTGGCAGGAAGGCGATCGATATGGTGATTTTGAAGTTCAAGAACTGCTGGGATGGGGGAACAGTGGCTTCGTCTACCGTGCGTATGACCACGTCGCTAGGCACCGATGCGCGTTGAAGGTCTTGGGGCCACTTTCGTCTCGAGAGCTTTGCCGAAACAAGCTCGGGTTTCGGCGGATGACACCGTTTCGACATCCCAACTTGATGCAAGTCGATCGCATCCATGTACTGGACGACAAAACCGTCTTTGCGATGCAGCATGTCAATGGCACGACACTGTCCGATGCGATACCGTTGATTCGTGCCATGCCTGAGGATCAAGCGTTCGCGATCGTTGAGAACTTGGTGCGAGACTACGCAACCGGTTTGGCTACGATCCACTTGGCCGGATTGGTGCATCGGGACATCAAGCCATCGAATCTGATGGTCACACCTGATCACCGTGGCGTGATCATCGACTTTGGGCTGGTCGCCACATGCAACCCGGAGGTCGAGGCCGATGGCGTTCGCTCCTATCTAGCGGGCACGCCACGCTACTTTTCGCCGGAAGCGGTTTGGGAGCAACTCTATACCCCACCGGGCGACCTGTTCGGTCTGGGGCTGGTGACTCTGGAGATCATCAATGCCGTTCGAGGACGCAACGATTGGTTTCGGATGGGTGAGTTCCAGGATTGGAGACGAGATCAAGACAAGATCGAAATCGAACAAGCCGTTGATGGACTGAAAGACGGTGTCCCTGCATGGCTTCGCAAGGTTTGTCGTGGCATGCTGAGAGTCAATCGTGCCAAGCGATTCACGGCCATCCAAGTCGCGCTGCAGGATCGCAAGGAGCCACTGAACATTCCTTGGATCACCAAGCAGCCTCTGTTTGGTCGGACGCAAGAGGTTGCAGAGGCACGACAATGGATCCGTTCCATCCTGGACGGCAAGAGTGAGCGATTGCATATTCATGGCCCGTCCGGGATTGGCAAGTCTCGCTTGATCGATGAAATCGAGGCGATCCTGGAAGCTATGCCCTGGTGCCAAGTCTTTCGCGTGCGGTGTCGAACCCGCGAGCAGCATTCACTCCAAGTGCTTGATCAAATCGCCGATCAGATCGCCAGTCGGTACTCAAGAGGCGATCGTGAAAAGCTGAGAGTCGATCCCGTCAGCGCTAGCATTTTGCATGAAATGTTTCCGCAACTGCGACATGTCGTTGTCTCTGACATGTCGGACAATGCGTCACCGCTGCCAGACGCTCCCGAACGCATCGATGCGCTGCGTGCTGCAATGCGTTTGAGCGTTGAACTACGCAAGGTGGGGCCCCTGTTCATCATTGTTGATGACGCGCAGTGGTCGGATCACGACACCAACACAGTTTGGGATGAACTGCAGCAAGACGGCCATGGCAGATTGGGAATCATCACGGTTTCACGTGACCCGGAAACCTACCAGCGACAACCAGCAGACCACAAGATTCATCTACGCGCGCTGTCGGTCCAACGCTCGGCGGAGTTACTGGGGCATGCCGCCAAGCAGTGGGGAGTCAAAATCAAATCAGCCACGTGCAGAGAGTTGGCGGAGCTGACGGGCGGCAACCCATTTCGATTGCAAGAATTGGCAGAGGAGTTCAGGCCGGGAGGCGAACTCCACGACCCGCAGCCGGCACTCGATTCGAGTCTCACGTCTCTGAGAAATCTGGACCGACTCTGGCAGCGTCGATTCAATTTGCTCAGCGTCGAGGCCCGTTCTGTGTTGCCATATGTCGTGACCGCGAGTCGTCCGGTTTCGACTCAGCAGCTTGAGATGCTGACTGATCTGGGGCTTGCGGTCGACGCGGCCGTATCGGAATTGGTAAAGCAACGACTGGTCAACGACGATGCGACCGGTGGCGAATGCATCACGATCGTTCACGACAAGGTTGCCGATGGGTTGTTTCAGAGTCTGACCGATGAGGAACAACGTGATGCCCACAAAGCGTGGGCAAATCTGCTGATCAGCAGCGAGCATCCGACGCGATACGCTGCGAGAATCGCAAATCACCTCAGGGCATGTGGGGAGTCGGTCGCCGCGCTGCCGTTCGCGATCAATGCTGCCATCGAGGCCGATCGAATCTACGCGAAAGTGGAAGCCGGAGAGTGGCATGCCAAGATCCTGGAGATGGTTTCCGGGGAAGCGAGACAAAAACATTTGCGCGACGCTGCAAGGTGTTTTTATGAGGGCGACGTGCCTCTGCGAGCGGCGGAGTATTTCAGGCAATTGGCCGATGAATCTGACGACCTGACCGAGCGGATTCGCTTCACGATTTCTGCAACGGAAGTCTTGATTCGCTGTGGAAAGTTTGTTGCAGCAAAACCCCATCTGGATTTGTTGCTGCAGCAACTCAACCTTCGCCTGCATGCGGAGCCTGCCTCAACAAGCATCGCTTCGCTACGTGACCTGGTGAGTCTGGCGTCCTCGTTTATCCAAAGACCGCTTTCGCCGTTTGCTGAGGATAGGCTGCCGGGCAACCTAATCGTGCAGCATCAACTGGAGTTGTGTTCGTATGTGGCTCGGCCCATCGCCATGTTTGATTTGCGGAGCACCGTGAATTTGTTGACGGACGGCAGTCGGCTGGCGCAAAAGTATGGAACGATCGCCCAACAAGCGTATTTTGCGTCGTCGATTGCGATTTGTGTCTTGCTGGCGGGAAATCGGCCGGCTCAAAGACAGAGAACGCATGGGATGTTGCAGACGCTGCGAGACCAAGTCCGTGGCGGCGAAGACAAGCGTGCCATCGCAGAGATCGAAACAGCCCAAGCCTATGTCGAAGCGTTGGAAATGCGATGGGATGCTGTCATCGAACCGATGAGCATCGCTATCCGGCTGTTCACGCACTCTGACCTGCCGTCGAGATTCGAAACATCGCAAATGCGATGGCTCGGTTTTTGGGCCGATTGGAATTTGGGGAATTGGTCACACATCGTGACCGTGGCCGAGGAAATGCTGCACGATTCCCAAAGGCGCCGGGACCCCTTGCAGCATCTGCTTGCCACGGGTGGCTTTGGCGGAAATGCCGCGTTGATCGAAAACAATGCTCCCGCGCTGAAACAATTTCAGAGGCATCATCGGCATGTCGCGACTTGTTCGGAACAAGTGGAGATGGTGGATTTCTTGGTTTGGGTCAGCCGTGTCCAACGCTTGATATATGAACAGAAGTATCAACAAGCATGGTTCGCCTGTCAGGTATTCAACGATCGACTGCAGTCGTCATTGATAAATCGATTGCACGCCATTCGAACGACAGTTGACTTTTATATAGGATTGTCCGCGGCCCACATGCAGCGTCACTCTGGATTGTTCCCGGTGATTGATGAATCACGCGTTGCCGCCAAATGCTGGAGTTTGCCCCAAGAGACCATCGGTACCGCCATCAAGAACCTGAAGAGTCGTCATTCGCCGTATGCAAAAATGCTTGCGGCGCTTCTCTCGGGAATTTCGTTGCGTCACGACGGCCGATTCGATCAAGCCTTGATCGCATTTGGCCGCGCAAACACGTTGGCCACGCAACTGTCACTGGCACCCTTTATCGCAGCGACGTCCGATGCGATGGAGCATTTGGAGACAGGCACGTGGAGTGAAAAACTCAGACACCAAATGATTCACGACAACGTGGTGTCGCCCATCGATCTGGAGCGGCTGTATGTCGTCGCGCCACCGGAGAGCGAAATTTCGACGTGTTAG
- a CDS encoding solute:sodium symporter family transporter, translating into MLIATFLLFTAAVAVATWWVTRGSSNETDEGYFLAGRSLTGVFIAGSLLLTNLSTEQLIGLNAGAFTEGLSVMAWEVVAGISLVALALIFLPRYLKSGIATIPQFFEERYGSGVRTFTTFIFVIAYMLILLPFVLYLGAKGLSGMLDLESILGMEELPTIWTTIIFIAVVGGAYAIWGGLRAVAVSDTFNGAGLLIGGLLITYFALATVAGTEGGIMEAFTHIQNQNPDAFVSLGKYDEDVSWPTLFTGVLLLNFFYWSTNQQIIQRTFGAKNLAEGQKGVLLAAFFKIMAPMILVVPGIIAAYLVTQDESFRELVGYKLDDSGNPTTDVDAQNAYGALVTRVLPRPLVGFFAAVVVGSILSTFNSVLNSSATMFSLDVYKRFIKPDATTKQVVRSGQICSLLVGIFAVVAAPTIFHGQDKIFGFFQKLNGVYFIPILAIMIIGLVNRTANGKSAIITLVVGLVAMSLGTFFPGKEAGESKGWLIDTFHSGYHYMGVVFLGLILLQLALSAAGLRRDSPYTQRDAGAVDLTPWKPAPYVGAALILLAVSVYAFFAR; encoded by the coding sequence ATGTTGATTGCTACGTTCTTGCTCTTCACCGCCGCGGTTGCCGTCGCCACATGGTGGGTCACGCGTGGGAGCAGCAATGAGACCGACGAAGGATACTTTCTGGCGGGACGCAGTCTGACCGGTGTTTTTATCGCCGGTTCGTTGTTGCTGACGAATCTATCTACCGAACAGTTGATCGGACTCAATGCCGGTGCGTTCACTGAGGGCCTGTCGGTGATGGCGTGGGAGGTGGTCGCGGGCATTTCGCTCGTTGCCCTGGCGTTGATTTTCCTGCCCCGCTACCTGAAATCCGGCATCGCAACGATTCCGCAATTCTTTGAAGAGCGGTACGGCAGTGGCGTCCGGACCTTCACGACATTTATCTTTGTCATCGCCTACATGCTGATCCTGTTGCCGTTTGTGTTGTACCTGGGGGCCAAGGGACTCTCGGGAATGTTGGACTTGGAGAGCATCTTGGGGATGGAAGAGCTGCCCACGATTTGGACAACCATCATCTTCATCGCGGTGGTCGGCGGTGCTTATGCGATATGGGGAGGGTTGCGAGCGGTCGCAGTGTCCGACACGTTCAATGGCGCGGGGCTGTTGATTGGTGGTTTGTTGATCACCTATTTCGCATTGGCAACCGTGGCCGGCACGGAAGGCGGCATCATGGAAGCGTTCACACACATCCAGAACCAGAACCCCGACGCGTTCGTCTCTTTGGGCAAGTATGACGAAGACGTCTCTTGGCCCACCTTGTTCACCGGTGTGCTGCTGTTGAATTTTTTCTATTGGTCGACCAACCAACAAATCATTCAACGTACCTTCGGTGCCAAAAACTTGGCGGAGGGTCAGAAGGGCGTCTTGCTCGCAGCGTTCTTTAAAATCATGGCGCCGATGATCCTGGTCGTGCCTGGCATCATCGCGGCCTATCTGGTCACCCAGGACGAATCGTTTCGGGAATTGGTCGGATACAAACTCGACGACAGTGGAAATCCCACCACCGATGTCGACGCTCAGAATGCTTACGGTGCTTTGGTCACCCGAGTATTGCCAAGACCTTTGGTCGGTTTCTTTGCTGCCGTCGTGGTCGGTTCGATTCTTTCGACATTCAACTCGGTGCTCAACTCCAGCGCGACGATGTTTTCGCTGGACGTCTACAAGCGTTTCATCAAGCCCGATGCGACAACCAAGCAGGTTGTCCGTTCTGGCCAGATTTGTAGTTTGCTGGTAGGCATATTCGCCGTGGTTGCCGCGCCGACGATTTTCCATGGACAAGACAAGATTTTTGGCTTCTTTCAGAAACTCAACGGCGTGTACTTCATTCCCATCCTGGCGATCATGATCATCGGATTGGTCAACCGCACGGCAAACGGCAAGTCAGCGATCATCACGCTCGTTGTCGGACTGGTGGCGATGTCTTTGGGAACGTTCTTTCCGGGAAAAGAGGCAGGGGAATCGAAAGGTTGGTTGATCGACACCTTTCACTCGGGTTACCACTACATGGGCGTTGTGTTTCTCGGATTGATTCTCTTGCAACTCGCTCTCTCCGCCGCCGGACTTCGACGCGACAGTCCGTACACTCAGCGGGACGCCGGGGCGGTCGACCTGACACCGTGGAAACCAGCTCCGTATGTCGGAGCCGCGTTGATTTTGCTGGCGGTCAGCGTCTACGCCTTCTTTGCACGCTGA
- a CDS encoding Gfo/Idh/MocA family protein, whose product MSNKQCRWGFFGTAAIARKNWKAIRLSGNGRVAAVASRTADRAQTFIDECNDEYPAGCDVSAVGSYEGLLERDDVDAVYIPLPTGLRKEWAIAAAAAGKHVLIEKPVANNSSDAAEIIAACEDAGVQFMDGVMFDHSERLAKVKQQIGDGTTVGKLRRINAHFSFAGDAEFQKSNIRVDSVLETHGCLGDLGWYCIRFILQANGLVMPTSVSARTLTPLQGENSPHCVPGEMSGELIFPDGVSAGFYCSFLTENHQRVSVSGDKGYIAIEDFVLPFYDSMAHWTTSSNTLEIDNCRWNFRRETVAHSIPEYASGEANSQEVKMLRTFNDLVLSGKRDPLYPELAIKTQRILDACRKSDVSDGRPVQP is encoded by the coding sequence ATGAGCAATAAGCAGTGTCGCTGGGGATTTTTTGGTACCGCAGCGATCGCCCGCAAAAACTGGAAAGCGATTCGCCTCAGCGGCAATGGACGCGTTGCCGCGGTGGCCAGCCGGACAGCGGACCGCGCGCAAACCTTTATCGACGAGTGCAACGACGAGTATCCGGCCGGATGCGATGTCTCAGCCGTGGGCAGCTATGAGGGCTTGCTGGAACGCGATGATGTCGACGCGGTTTACATTCCCTTGCCCACGGGTTTACGAAAGGAATGGGCGATTGCGGCGGCGGCTGCTGGCAAACATGTCTTGATCGAAAAACCTGTCGCCAACAACAGCTCCGACGCCGCCGAGATCATCGCCGCGTGCGAAGACGCCGGCGTGCAATTCATGGACGGTGTGATGTTTGACCATTCCGAGCGATTGGCAAAGGTCAAGCAGCAGATCGGAGACGGCACCACGGTCGGAAAGCTGCGACGCATCAACGCTCACTTTTCCTTTGCGGGTGATGCCGAATTTCAAAAGAGCAACATCCGTGTGGACAGCGTTCTGGAAACGCATGGTTGTTTGGGAGACCTTGGTTGGTACTGCATTCGGTTCATCTTGCAAGCCAACGGGCTTGTCATGCCGACCAGCGTTTCCGCACGAACGCTGACGCCGTTGCAGGGCGAGAACAGTCCGCATTGCGTCCCCGGTGAGATGTCGGGCGAGCTGATCTTTCCGGATGGTGTTTCGGCTGGATTCTATTGCTCGTTCCTGACGGAAAATCATCAGCGTGTCAGCGTCTCCGGCGACAAAGGCTACATCGCGATCGAAGACTTTGTGTTGCCGTTTTACGATTCGATGGCGCATTGGACGACGAGTTCCAACACGTTGGAAATCGACAATTGCCGCTGGAATTTTCGCCGAGAAACGGTCGCTCATTCGATCCCCGAGTACGCATCGGGCGAGGCCAACAGCCAGGAGGTCAAGATGCTGCGAACGTTCAACGATTTGGTCCTCAGCGGCAAACGAGATCCGCTGTATCCCGAGTTGGCGATCAAGACTCAGCGGATCTTGGACGCGTGTCGGAAAAGTGATGTGTCGGACGGTCGTCCTGTTCAGCCATAA
- a CDS encoding alpha/beta hydrolase, with product MKLNQLALSILWTTLLAIALPSELSAQTQNVQPTHRDIAYAEDDPSQKMDVYLAKSDKPTAAMIFIHGGGWQAGSKNHVPAWLKKFVEDGVLSVVSVEYRFTQVKTHPAQVNDCLRAVQFVRQHAGKWNIDPELLGVTGGSAGGHLTAYVALHDDVADPKSADPVARQSSRVACAVSFAGPTDWELLKTIQHGHPAYRQLIGYPPGTPATEMQESLMADVSPITFASKDDPPVMQVHGDADDIVPLAHAEALHKELESVGASSTLVVIPGGNHGVAGAGNGVTGRATEFVKKNLLDK from the coding sequence ATGAAACTCAATCAACTTGCCTTGTCCATCCTCTGGACCACCCTCCTCGCCATCGCTTTGCCCAGTGAGCTTTCCGCACAAACGCAAAACGTTCAACCCACTCATCGCGACATCGCCTACGCCGAGGACGATCCCTCCCAGAAAATGGATGTCTATCTGGCGAAATCAGATAAACCGACAGCGGCGATGATTTTCATTCACGGCGGAGGTTGGCAAGCGGGCTCCAAGAATCACGTGCCGGCTTGGCTAAAGAAGTTCGTGGAGGATGGCGTGTTGTCGGTGGTGTCGGTGGAATACCGATTCACACAAGTCAAAACGCATCCGGCTCAAGTCAACGATTGTTTGCGTGCCGTTCAGTTTGTGCGTCAGCATGCCGGGAAGTGGAATATCGATCCGGAACTCCTTGGTGTGACTGGAGGATCGGCCGGTGGGCACTTGACCGCCTATGTCGCATTGCACGACGACGTTGCCGACCCGAAATCGGCCGATCCTGTGGCGCGGCAATCATCACGGGTGGCATGTGCCGTCAGTTTCGCTGGACCGACCGATTGGGAGTTGCTGAAAACGATCCAGCACGGACACCCCGCGTACCGGCAGTTGATCGGTTATCCGCCGGGGACGCCCGCGACGGAGATGCAGGAAAGCTTGATGGCAGACGTTTCGCCGATCACCTTCGCCAGTAAAGATGATCCGCCGGTGATGCAAGTGCACGGAGACGCCGATGATATTGTTCCGCTGGCACATGCCGAGGCGCTTCACAAAGAGCTGGAGTCTGTCGGTGCATCATCCACTTTGGTGGTGATTCCCGGCGGCAACCACGGCGTTGCCGGGGCGGGCAATGGGGTCACCGGCCGGGCGACAGAGTTTGTCAAGAAAAACCTCTTGGACAAATGA
- a CDS encoding RNA polymerase sigma factor, whose protein sequence is MSREPSSQPPSPEIPTASSLLLDRVKAMEPESWSRLAGTFGPVVYRWCRAAGVSSEDAPDIVQNVFASVARGIARFERQRETGSFRAWLATITRSRVRDHFRKESQRAHAIGGTDAWQRLQHQPDLLDSTINTTGVEGLLIRRVLQSVEQEFEAITWQAFWQTTMEEKPAALVAETLALNIASVYQAKSRVLRRLRQRMAELPQ, encoded by the coding sequence ATGAGCCGAGAACCTTCGTCACAGCCGCCGTCTCCCGAAATCCCGACGGCATCTTCGTTGCTGCTGGACAGAGTGAAGGCGATGGAACCGGAGAGCTGGAGTCGCTTGGCGGGGACGTTTGGACCGGTCGTGTATCGCTGGTGCCGAGCCGCCGGCGTGTCGTCCGAAGACGCGCCAGACATCGTCCAAAATGTCTTTGCGTCGGTGGCGCGTGGCATCGCACGATTCGAACGCCAGCGGGAAACGGGCAGTTTCAGAGCCTGGCTGGCCACGATCACCCGTAGTCGTGTTCGTGATCATTTTCGTAAAGAGTCTCAGCGTGCTCACGCCATCGGCGGCACGGACGCTTGGCAAAGACTACAGCATCAACCAGACCTATTGGATTCGACGATCAACACCACTGGTGTCGAGGGCTTGCTGATTCGCCGAGTATTGCAAAGTGTCGAGCAAGAATTCGAAGCGATCACTTGGCAGGCGTTTTGGCAAACCACCATGGAAGAAAAACCCGCGGCGTTGGTCGCAGAAACACTAGCGCTGAACATCGCCAGTGTCTACCAAGCAAAGTCCCGAGTACTGAGACGCCTGCGTCAACGCATGGCGGAACTGCCCCAGTGA